A stretch of the Filimonas lacunae genome encodes the following:
- a CDS encoding amidohydrolase family protein, whose amino-acid sequence MMRKSKWLLLLAVVGMLWMLPVNARERATDSVLVLKNARVIDVLTGKMTAGVTVVVQHGVITAIGKRAGKHVVGKEIDIHGGYVVPGLIDTHIHVANGHGVKPERGLSLLNYLVKHGITTVRDAAGNAEVLHTLQTEIRNGDVVGADVYYAAFMAGRWYYDRGIGLRKEPYMAWEQCIEPGVDLDSAMAAAKACGATGIKLYHSIEGSYLPQVVRAAKKQGLKVWGHAMMYPAKPVEVVNAGVEVLSHVSMLTWLNPSDSVQRMFSARIYSKLTTQQKDSLLACIDVKPFCDAMKAHNAILDATLRVSYPRDEYVMPLLKRIYQQGVKISAGTDEITDTTQPYPHLMEELGYFIHNCGFTTLDALRSATIIGAEAIGEEKHIGSVTVGKKADLLVLQENPLQDIEHLKKQVMVIQAGRIITQAL is encoded by the coding sequence ATGATGAGGAAAAGTAAATGGTTGCTGCTGCTTGCTGTGGTGGGCATGTTGTGGATGCTGCCGGTAAATGCCCGTGAACGTGCTACGGATTCTGTGCTGGTATTGAAAAATGCCCGGGTGATAGATGTGCTTACGGGAAAGATGACAGCAGGTGTTACCGTGGTAGTGCAGCATGGAGTAATTACTGCTATAGGCAAAAGAGCAGGTAAGCATGTGGTGGGAAAGGAAATAGATATACACGGGGGGTATGTGGTGCCGGGTTTAATAGATACACACATACACGTGGCCAACGGGCATGGCGTAAAACCGGAACGGGGATTAAGCCTGCTGAATTACCTGGTAAAACATGGTATTACTACGGTGCGTGATGCCGCGGGTAATGCAGAAGTGTTGCATACTTTACAAACCGAAATAAGGAATGGAGATGTGGTGGGGGCGGATGTGTATTACGCTGCTTTTATGGCGGGACGCTGGTATTACGACCGGGGCATTGGTTTAAGAAAAGAACCCTATATGGCGTGGGAACAATGTATAGAGCCGGGCGTGGACCTGGATAGTGCGATGGCAGCTGCAAAAGCTTGTGGTGCCACAGGTATTAAGTTGTATCATTCTATTGAAGGAAGTTACTTACCACAGGTGGTGCGGGCGGCTAAAAAGCAGGGCCTGAAAGTGTGGGGGCATGCAATGATGTATCCTGCCAAGCCGGTAGAAGTAGTAAATGCAGGAGTGGAAGTGTTATCGCATGTGTCTATGTTAACCTGGTTAAACCCAAGTGACAGCGTGCAAAGAATGTTTAGCGCGCGGATATATAGCAAGCTGACAACGCAGCAGAAAGATAGTTTGCTGGCATGTATAGATGTGAAGCCGTTTTGCGACGCCATGAAGGCGCATAACGCCATTCTGGATGCTACTTTGCGGGTGTCTTATCCAAGGGATGAATATGTGATGCCGTTGTTGAAACGGATATATCAGCAGGGTGTAAAAATCAGTGCCGGTACGGATGAGATCACCGATACAACGCAGCCTTACCCGCACCTGATGGAAGAGTTAGGTTATTTTATACATAATTGTGGTTTTACTACCCTGGATGCCTTGCGTAGTGCTACTATTATTGGCGCAGAAGCCATAGGAGAGGAAAAACATATAGGCTCTGTTACAGTAGGCAAGAAAGCTGATTTGCTGGTGCTGCAGGAGAACCCTTTGCAGGATATAGAGCACCTGAAAAAGCAGGTAATGGTAATACAGGCCGGAAGGATAATAACACAAGCGCTTTAG
- a CDS encoding helix-turn-helix domain-containing protein, with the protein MQQEVREEQEQLSYFKIGGIIRKYRKEKELKLLDLAALTGIGSAMLSKIENGRMIPTIPTLFTIIHKLGIAPEAFFAQLNTENLFPGYYFLPKKLFSPYEKEESASGFQYFSILEHTSEGGAFQISLLELQHNASRPQVTTMAFEFIYILKGRLSYQLDDKTFEMEEGDALFFDGNIPHVPVNNSGHTASLLVLYLFTNSK; encoded by the coding sequence ATGCAGCAAGAAGTGAGAGAAGAACAGGAACAGTTGTCCTATTTTAAAATAGGCGGCATCATTAGAAAATACCGCAAAGAGAAAGAATTGAAACTGCTGGACTTAGCAGCTTTAACCGGCATAGGCTCTGCCATGCTGTCTAAAATAGAAAATGGCAGGATGATACCTACCATTCCCACCCTGTTTACCATTATTCATAAACTGGGCATTGCCCCGGAAGCCTTTTTTGCGCAGCTGAATACCGAAAATCTTTTCCCCGGCTATTACTTCCTGCCTAAAAAACTATTCTCCCCCTACGAAAAGGAGGAAAGCGCCAGCGGGTTCCAGTATTTTTCTATCCTGGAGCATACCAGCGAGGGTGGCGCCTTTCAAATTTCCCTGCTGGAGCTACAACATAACGCCAGCCGGCCGCAGGTTACCACTATGGCCTTTGAATTTATCTATATCCTTAAAGGCAGGCTTAGTTATCAGCTGGATGATAAAACGTTTGAAATGGAAGAAGGCGACGCACTTTTTTTCGATGGCAACATTCCCCATGTTCCGGTAAACAATTCCGGGCACACTGCTTCGTTACTGGTGTTATACCTTTTTACCAATAGTAAATAA
- a CDS encoding zinc-binding dehydrogenase, which translates to MTGRWVEFTGAGEPFRLRTAQVRTLLPGEVLVRNRYTTLCGSDLHTFCGVRQEVCPTVLGHEIAGEIVALHPSHSGLDSRGEELVAGSWITWSVFASDPQSKHALQGMPQKGEGLFKYGHAKVEGEEVFHGGLAEYCILKPHTAILLLPDFLPLPVAATLNCAIATVAGAMRLAGNVQGKRVLITGMGLLGITCAAMCKDAGATWVVAADVSDARLKKATGFGADETRLLDGDTPALLSEKADVVFDMSGAADAMEWGIDCLGIGGRAVWAGAVFKGRRLQLDAEKVVRNLLTIQGIHNYNYDDFAYALDFMKRNWNRYPFGEVVEKEFTLEQTQQAFEYAIQHKPLRVGISI; encoded by the coding sequence ATGACAGGAAGATGGGTGGAGTTTACGGGAGCGGGTGAGCCTTTTCGCCTGCGTACTGCGCAGGTGAGAACGTTGTTGCCGGGCGAGGTGCTGGTGCGAAACCGGTATACTACGTTATGTGGCAGCGACCTGCATACGTTTTGCGGGGTGCGGCAGGAAGTGTGCCCCACCGTGCTGGGGCATGAAATAGCAGGGGAGATAGTGGCCTTGCACCCATCGCATTCCGGCCTGGATAGCAGGGGCGAGGAACTGGTGGCCGGCAGTTGGATCACCTGGTCGGTATTTGCCAGTGATCCGCAATCGAAGCATGCCTTACAAGGCATGCCGCAAAAAGGAGAGGGATTGTTTAAATACGGCCATGCGAAGGTGGAAGGGGAAGAAGTATTTCACGGAGGGTTGGCGGAGTACTGCATATTAAAGCCGCATACGGCTATTCTTTTATTACCCGATTTTTTACCGCTGCCTGTAGCGGCTACTTTGAATTGTGCTATTGCTACAGTGGCAGGTGCTATGCGACTGGCAGGTAATGTACAGGGCAAGCGTGTGTTAATTACAGGTATGGGCTTACTGGGCATTACCTGTGCAGCTATGTGTAAAGATGCCGGTGCAACATGGGTAGTGGCAGCGGATGTGTCGGATGCACGGTTGAAAAAAGCCACCGGCTTTGGAGCAGATGAAACGCGGCTGTTAGATGGCGATACTCCGGCTTTGCTATCGGAAAAAGCAGATGTGGTGTTTGATATGAGTGGCGCTGCGGATGCAATGGAATGGGGCATTGATTGCCTGGGTATAGGAGGGCGTGCAGTGTGGGCCGGAGCTGTGTTTAAAGGACGCAGGCTACAGCTGGATGCGGAGAAAGTGGTGCGCAACCTGCTTACCATTCAGGGAATACATAATTACAACTATGATGATTTTGCCTATGCACTTGACTTTATGAAGCGTAACTGGAATCGATATCCTTTTGGGGAAGTGGTAGAAAAGGAGTTTACGTTGGAACAAACGCAGCAGGCTTTTGAATACGCAATACAACACAAGCCACTTCGGGTGGGCATCAGCATTTAA
- a CDS encoding MFS transporter: protein MANNPFRKAQWRMLLITMFCYLFFYTGRHNFGWAAHALATELQVSYEKIGWVSFAMLLGYAVGQFVNGNLADRFSPRTMIVTGGILSVAANLAISVADSFNLVLVLWALNGYFQSMAWAPGSRILTNWFGQHERQKAFSFYTMAASSSSTFTYLLSIMLVQQNQHWRLLFRLPVLFLLAALIVFYFVVRNKPSDMGFEDSIPARAKENGISWRQRYQTVFGNRRFLLACLSMGFESMARYTLIFWVPVYFLGKEYKSHPEQMWVSLLLPAGMAIGAYSFGHISDKLFSGNKPYAISTGMFSCALVALLIYFFPGQHGVITGLLMFMAGFFAYGPQANFWPLSPELLGAEFTGTGVGIMNMSAYLFAALGEPVMGKIIDVTGNAAMVFIAVALLAFLSSVIILFVNSSKKVLYVIS from the coding sequence ATGGCTAATAACCCGTTTAGAAAAGCGCAGTGGCGCATGCTGCTGATAACCATGTTTTGCTACCTGTTCTTTTATACGGGCAGGCATAACTTTGGCTGGGCGGCGCATGCGCTGGCAACTGAGTTGCAGGTAAGCTATGAGAAGATTGGATGGGTAAGTTTTGCCATGTTGCTGGGCTATGCGGTGGGGCAGTTTGTTAATGGAAACCTGGCCGATAGGTTTAGTCCACGTACAATGATAGTAACCGGCGGTATTTTATCGGTAGCGGCCAACCTGGCTATCAGTGTAGCCGATAGTTTTAACCTGGTGCTGGTGTTATGGGCTTTGAATGGTTATTTTCAGTCGATGGCCTGGGCGCCGGGCAGCCGCATTTTAACCAACTGGTTTGGTCAGCACGAGCGGCAAAAGGCTTTTAGCTTTTATACCATGGCGGCATCCAGCTCGTCCACGTTCACCTACCTGCTTTCTATTATGCTGGTGCAGCAAAACCAGCATTGGCGTTTGCTGTTCAGGTTGCCGGTGTTGTTTTTACTGGCCGCATTGATTGTCTTTTATTTTGTGGTACGCAATAAGCCTTCTGATATGGGCTTTGAAGATAGCATACCTGCGAGGGCCAAAGAAAATGGCATCAGCTGGCGGCAGCGGTATCAAACCGTGTTTGGTAATCGTCGTTTTTTGCTGGCCTGTTTATCGATGGGATTTGAAAGCATGGCGCGTTATACCCTGATATTCTGGGTGCCTGTATATTTTCTGGGAAAAGAATATAAATCGCATCCGGAACAAATGTGGGTGAGCCTTTTGTTACCGGCAGGCATGGCTATAGGCGCTTATTCCTTTGGACATATCTCTGACAAATTATTTTCGGGTAATAAGCCTTATGCTATTTCCACAGGTATGTTCAGTTGTGCATTGGTGGCTTTGCTTATTTATTTTTTTCCAGGCCAGCATGGTGTAATTACCGGCCTGCTGATGTTTATGGCGGGCTTTTTTGCCTATGGCCCGCAGGCTAATTTCTGGCCGTTAAGTCCTGAGTTGCTGGGCGCTGAATTTACAGGAACCGGTGTAGGTATAATGAATATGAGCGCGTACCTGTTTGCGGCGTTAGGCGAGCCGGTAATGGGTAAAATTATTGATGTTACCGGTAATGCTGCCATGGTGTTTATAGCAGTAGCGTTGCTGGCTTTTTTATCGTCGGTGATTATCCTTTTTGTCAATTCCTCAAAAAAAGTACTATATGTTATCAGTTAA
- a CDS encoding HAD family hydrolase — MLSVKLIVCDMAGTSVRDDREVEMVFLNAIKNTGLHADEKEVNAMMGWSKIKVFQTLWAKALGERHPAFAEKVNESYQVFTELLEHHYRTADLAPTVGALELFAFCKQNGIKVALTTGFYRKVTDIILERLGWMQGLNADYLAESADAIIDCSVSSSDVAEGRPAPDMIFLAMKKLNITQASEVINIGDTPSDLLSGKSAGVKLALGVANGTHTYEELNALPNDGILPTVGHLIELLKQQ; from the coding sequence ATGTTATCAGTTAAATTAATTGTTTGCGATATGGCGGGTACTTCGGTACGTGATGATCGCGAAGTGGAAATGGTGTTTTTAAATGCGATTAAAAACACAGGCCTGCATGCGGATGAAAAAGAGGTGAATGCAATGATGGGTTGGAGTAAAATAAAAGTGTTTCAAACCTTGTGGGCTAAAGCATTGGGCGAACGTCATCCGGCTTTTGCAGAAAAGGTAAACGAATCGTACCAGGTGTTTACGGAGTTGCTGGAACATCATTACCGGACAGCAGACCTGGCACCTACAGTGGGTGCATTGGAGTTGTTTGCTTTTTGTAAGCAAAACGGTATAAAGGTGGCGCTGACTACCGGCTTTTACCGTAAGGTAACAGATATTATACTGGAGCGTTTAGGCTGGATGCAGGGGTTGAATGCTGATTACCTGGCGGAAAGTGCGGATGCGATCATTGATTGCTCGGTAAGCAGTTCGGATGTGGCAGAAGGCCGCCCCGCACCGGATATGATTTTCCTGGCAATGAAAAAGCTGAACATTACTCAGGCATCTGAAGTGATCAACATTGGTGATACGCCTTCCGATTTATTATCGGGCAAAAGTGCCGGGGTGAAACTGGCGTTGGGAGTAGCGAATGGTACGCATACTTATGAGGAGTTAAATGCGTTGCCTAATGACGGCATTTTGCCTACGGTAGGCCATTTGATAGAGTTGCTGAAACAGCAGTAG
- the galA gene encoding beta-galactosidase GalA has product MIATVRNIWLVVLCISALPVLAQTNTTVVSIRERLLLDSGWRFAFGHPYNTDKDFGHATGYFSYLAKAGYADGPADAAFDDRAWRKLSLPHDWAAEQDFSPQGSFSHGFKQVGRHFPDKSIGWYRKAFHVTSAELGRRITVAFDGVFRNATVWINGHFLGVESSGYSSFEYDITDYINYGGNNVLAVRVDATMEEGWFYEGAGIYRHVWLVKTAPLHVAANGVVVNTTLENNAAQVQAGVTIQNDALQGKMCAVKVAVVDAAGKTVATAWKEGVEVAALQHKEIALALRVTDARLWELDNPYLYKLVTTVLAEGKETDVTTTSFGIRTIRFDAATGFFLNDKPVKLKGTNNHQDHAGVGTAIPDALVDYRIQALKDMGANAYRCSHHPPAPELLDACDRLGMLVIDETRLMGTSGQPLQDLKRMIVRDRNHPSIFCWSVGNEEWRIENGETGARMATTLQAYAKSLDSTRYTTAGISGGFASGISDVLEVMGYNYLGNGDIEAHHKRFPQQPGMGTEEGSTFATRGVYVNDTARQYMAAYDRKPRPSFYSIEEGWRFYADRPYLAGLFIWTGFDYRGEPTPFGWPSVNSYFGMMDICGFPKDDYYYLQSWWSNKPVLHLLPHWNWAGKEGQLIDVWAYSNCDEVELLVNRKSQGKKRMTRNGHLEWKVPYVPGVLEAVGYKNGKAVLWEKRITAQAPAVITLAAHKPAVVANGSDVAVVTVGVTDAQGHVVPMADNDITFALSGPGRIIGVGNGNPTSLEKEQFLDEITNLPVQQVERKNTEDKKEFVYKGQFMLPAVLDSTDITFFYKSIGSIQSVTVNGVVLAKDIALNAAGNVFLLNKSVIKPGMNEVLITGKPIAKLHDWDVVNTDAGVVQVLRYAVSWKRKLFNGAAQVIIQAAGPAGNIQLKASGKGLTPAVLTIPSL; this is encoded by the coding sequence ATGATTGCTACTGTAAGAAATATATGGCTGGTGGTGTTGTGTATATCGGCATTACCGGTACTGGCTCAAACAAATACAACTGTTGTATCGATAAGAGAACGCCTGTTGCTGGATAGCGGCTGGCGTTTTGCTTTTGGGCACCCCTACAATACCGATAAAGACTTTGGACATGCCACAGGTTATTTCTCGTACCTGGCCAAGGCAGGATATGCAGACGGGCCGGCTGATGCGGCGTTTGACGATCGTGCCTGGCGTAAGCTGAGCCTGCCGCATGACTGGGCAGCTGAACAGGATTTTAGCCCACAGGGTAGTTTTAGTCATGGATTTAAACAGGTGGGGCGTCATTTTCCGGATAAGTCTATCGGCTGGTATCGTAAGGCTTTTCATGTAACGTCAGCAGAACTGGGCCGCCGGATAACGGTGGCGTTTGATGGCGTGTTCCGGAATGCAACGGTTTGGATCAACGGGCATTTTCTGGGAGTAGAGTCGAGTGGCTACAGCAGTTTTGAATATGATATCACAGATTATATTAACTATGGCGGCAACAATGTGCTGGCAGTGCGGGTAGATGCCACTATGGAAGAGGGCTGGTTTTATGAAGGGGCTGGTATATACCGGCATGTGTGGCTGGTAAAAACAGCGCCCCTGCATGTGGCTGCGAATGGGGTAGTGGTAAATACGACTTTGGAGAACAATGCAGCACAGGTGCAGGCCGGCGTAACTATACAAAATGATGCTTTGCAGGGTAAGATGTGTGCCGTAAAGGTGGCGGTGGTAGATGCCGCAGGTAAAACGGTGGCAACTGCCTGGAAAGAAGGGGTGGAGGTGGCAGCCTTACAGCATAAAGAAATAGCATTAGCGTTGCGTGTAACAGATGCCAGACTTTGGGAGCTGGATAATCCTTATTTATATAAGCTGGTGACTACTGTTTTAGCGGAAGGAAAAGAAACTGATGTAACCACCACTTCGTTTGGTATTCGTACTATTCGCTTTGATGCCGCTACAGGGTTTTTCTTAAATGACAAACCCGTAAAACTGAAAGGAACCAATAATCACCAGGATCATGCGGGTGTGGGTACCGCTATACCCGATGCCCTGGTGGATTACCGTATACAGGCTTTGAAGGATATGGGAGCGAATGCTTACCGTTGCTCACATCATCCGCCTGCCCCGGAGTTGTTAGATGCCTGTGATAGACTGGGTATGCTGGTGATTGATGAAACCCGCCTGATGGGAACTTCCGGACAACCTTTGCAGGATTTGAAGCGGATGATAGTGCGCGACAGGAATCACCCTAGTATATTCTGCTGGTCGGTAGGTAATGAAGAATGGCGTATTGAAAACGGAGAAACCGGTGCGCGGATGGCCACTACGTTACAGGCCTATGCTAAAAGCCTGGATAGTACCCGGTATACTACGGCCGGTATTAGCGGAGGTTTTGCCAGCGGTATCAGTGATGTGCTGGAAGTGATGGGGTATAACTATCTGGGCAATGGTGATATAGAAGCGCATCACAAACGTTTTCCGCAACAGCCGGGTATGGGCACCGAAGAGGGTTCTACCTTTGCTACCAGGGGAGTATATGTGAATGATACAGCCAGGCAATACATGGCTGCCTATGATAGAAAGCCCCGCCCTTCTTTTTACAGTATTGAAGAAGGTTGGCGTTTTTATGCAGACCGGCCTTACCTGGCAGGCTTGTTTATATGGACAGGCTTTGACTATCGCGGAGAGCCAACACCGTTTGGCTGGCCTTCTGTGAACTCCTATTTCGGTATGATGGATATATGTGGTTTTCCAAAGGATGATTATTACTATTTGCAAAGCTGGTGGAGCAATAAGCCGGTGTTACACCTGCTACCCCATTGGAACTGGGCAGGTAAAGAAGGGCAGTTGATAGATGTGTGGGCATATAGCAATTGTGATGAAGTAGAGTTGTTGGTAAACAGGAAAAGTCAGGGCAAAAAGAGGATGACACGTAACGGCCATCTGGAATGGAAAGTACCTTATGTACCGGGTGTGCTGGAAGCGGTAGGGTATAAAAATGGTAAGGCGGTGCTTTGGGAAAAACGAATAACAGCCCAGGCGCCGGCAGTGATTACGCTGGCAGCGCATAAGCCTGCTGTTGTTGCTAACGGCAGTGATGTGGCAGTGGTAACGGTGGGTGTTACAGATGCGCAGGGACATGTGGTGCCTATGGCTGATAATGATATCACATTTGCACTTAGTGGCCCCGGAAGGATAATAGGCGTGGGTAATGGCAATCCTACTTCGCTGGAAAAAGAACAATTCCTGGATGAGATTACCAATCTGCCAGTGCAGCAGGTGGAGCGAAAAAATACGGAGGATAAAAAAGAGTTTGTGTATAAAGGGCAGTTTATGTTGCCTGCGGTATTAGATAGTACGGATATTACTTTCTTTTATAAAAGCATTGGCAGTATACAAAGTGTTACTGTGAATGGTGTTGTGCTGGCAAAGGATATTGCCCTGAATGCAGCGGGTAATGTGTTTTTGCTGAACAAGAGTGTAATAAAGCCGGGAATGAATGAAGTGTTGATCACTGGTAAACCTATTGCTAAGCTGCACGATTGGGATGTAGTAAATACAGATGCAGGAGTGGTGCAGGTGTTGCGTTACGCGGTGTCCTGGAAACGAAAACTGTTTAATGGCGCTGCACAGGTGATTATTCAGGCTGCCGGCCCGGCAGGTAATATTCAATTAAAGGCCAGTGGTAAAGGGTTGACACCGGCAGTGCTTACTATTCCTTCTTTATAA